In a genomic window of Phycodurus eques isolate BA_2022a chromosome 2, UOR_Pequ_1.1, whole genome shotgun sequence:
- the LOC133399262 gene encoding large ribosomal subunit protein eL13 isoform X2 — protein MAPSRNGMILNPHFHKDWQKRVRTWFNQPARKQRRRKARQAKARRIAPRPAAGLLRPQVRCPTIRYHTKVRAGRGFTLEELKAAGIHKKTARTIGISVDPRRRNRSTESLQANVQRLKEYRSKLILFPRKASAPKKGDGTEEELKMATQLTGPVMPIKTVYKKEKARVITEDEKNFKAFASLRMARAHARLFGIRAKRAKEAAEQDVDKKK, from the exons ATGGCCCCCAGTCGGAATGGAATGATCCTAAACCCACACTTCCATAAAGACTGGCAGAAAAGAGTCCGCACTTGGTTCAACCAGCCAGCCAGGAAGCAACGCAG GCGAAAGGCTCGTCAGGCTAAGGCCCGTCGCATCGCGCCCCGTCCTGCTGCCGGGTTACTGAGGCCACAAGTCAGGTGTCCCACCATCAGATACCACACCAAAGTCCGTGCTGGGCGTGGTTTCACCCTGGAGGAACTCAAG GCTGCGGGCATCCACAAGAAGACAGCCCGCACCATTGGAATCTCTGTGGATCCCCGTCGCCGTAACAGGTCCACAGAATCTCTTCAGGCCAACGTGCAGCGCCTCAAGGAGTACCGCTCGAAGCTCATCCTCTTCCCCAGGAAGGCTTCTGCTCCTAAAAAGGGAGACGGCACT GAGGAGGAACTGAAGATGGCCACCCAGCTCACAGGACCAGTCATGCCCATCAAAACT GTATACAAAAAGGAGAAGGCCCGAGTTATCACTGAAGATGAGAAGAACTTCAAGGCTTTCGCCAGCCTGCGTATGGCCCGCGCTCACGCTCGCCTCTTCGGTATCCGTGCCAAGAGAGCTAAAGAGGCTGCTGAGCAGGATGTGGACaagaaaaagtaa
- the gcshb gene encoding glycine cleavage system protein H (aminomethyl carrier), b: MAMRAALRRLTANLPSGLPQRSPAAALPATRLLWAARTSSTAAARCEALKFTDKHEWVRVEGDIGTVGISNYAQEALGDVVYCGLPEVGQRLEQMEDFGALESVKAASELYSPLTGEVKEINTELADNPGLVNKACYTDGWLIKMTIERPDELEGLMDQAAYDHLIKSLE, translated from the exons ATGGCGATGAGAGCGGCGCTGCGGCGCCTCACCGCAAACTTGCCCTCCGGACTTCCTCAGCGCTCACCCGCGGCGGCTCTCCCGGCGACGCGACTGCTGTGGGCGGCGAGGACGTCGAGCACCGCGGCCGCCCGCTGCGAAG CTTTAAAGTTCACAGATAAGCACGAGTGGGTGCGAGTAGAAGGTGACATTGGCACCGTCGGTATCAGCAATTATGCTCAG GAAGCTTTAGGTGATGTGGTCTACTGCGGACTCCCCGAAGTCGGTCAACGTCTTGAACAAATGG AGGACTTCGGTGCGTTGGAGAGCGTGAAGGCCGCCAGCGAGCTTTACTCGCCGCTGACGGGTGAAGTGAAGGAAATCAACACCGAGCTGGCCGACAATCCCGGACTGGTGAATAAAGCTTGTTATACAGACG GGTGGCTCATCAAGATGACCATCGAAAGGCCGGATGAGCTGGAAGGCCTCATGGATCAAGCTGCTTATGATCATTTGATCAAATCACTGGAATAA